In Pagrus major chromosome 23, Pma_NU_1.0, the genomic window ACTGGTTGCTAAACACGGAACAACCATCCTCCACGGTATGGACCGGGCTGTGAAGAACATGGACAACATCAAGGAAGTATATGCTGAACTGAGCGTGCTGCACTCCGAGAAGCTGCATGTGGACCCTGACAACTTCAGGGTAAACTTGTTAAACTAATGTCACTTTGTCATCCACAGTGAAGAATTATTCCAGAAACGCACTTCTTTCATGCTAATGTTTCATGATGcttgttgtgttgcagctgctttCTGACTGCCTCACCATTGTGGTTTCTGCAAGACTGGGCAAAGAGTTCACCGGTGAAGTTCAGGCAGCTTTCCAGAAGTTCCTGGCCGTGGTGGTGAACTCCCTGGGAAGGCAGTACCACTAGAGAGCTGCAAGAGAAGATCATCACATGATGATTCAATCAAATAATTCCTTCATTTCCATCaaagctctttgtttttgtctgaaaagcaaataaaacaatcagcaaATTCAACAAGTTGTTGGTCTGTAATTGTACATGtcaacatgaaaaataatgtgtttgagaTTTAAAGATTAAAACTGAACTTCAGACGTAGAGAAATGATGTAATAGTGGAAAAATTATCTCTAAAAAAGAAACTCCAATGTCAGATTATTAGTGCTAAAGTCACAATTCTCTCTTTCAGGTTGTTAATTCCTTCTGGTCTTCTGCTTCATGGCGAACATTACTGATTCAGTGTGAAGTTAAATATATTATACTCTCAATTAAACATCATCGACAACAATAACaccagcaataataataataatgaaattaataataataataataataataataataataataacaataataataatgataatattaacaataacGTTTTTTCATGGCTGACAGTCACACATGGTTGAGTTCCTGAGATTTCCTGAGATATTTTTATGTAACAAACAACTAAGGCCACATAGAGAAATAATTAACATTGATTTCAATGAAACATTGTaggtttttgaaaatgtaagattTGTGCAGAGACAAATAACTAATACTAACTAATAATTACTAATGTGCAGTGACTATCTTATATATTTTCCACTGTCctgttttctaaaaaaaaaacaaataaaacaacaacaacaacaaaacaaacaaaaaaacaagtgggAACTAAATCCACAGATGTTGTTTCCCAATTATTTTAACAGTATTAAATGAGGGACGCAGCAAAAGTGTCCTTCCCAATAAATGTATCATAACTTTCTGCAGGCTGGTGCAAAAAGTACAAAACGTCCAGGAGAGCCAGAGGTAACATCCAGATGTCTTgtcttgatttatttatttatttatttattttggacaaCAGTTTTAAGATATTTCATTCATAATGCAGAGAACATAGGAGAAACTGGAGCCGGAGAATATTTGGAGTTTTCAgtttacaataacaataatccatgaTAATTTCCGATTCCTTTTGTAATCATTGAATAATCAGTTACTGGCTACTTCTTGCAGCTGTAAGTGTAAAGTTTGACTTCATCTTTCTTAATTCTTCTTTGTTCTGTAGCTGCGACTTTTGATCGACTCGAACATGAAACAAATGATCACAAATGAACCACACACAACAGTTgctttgtttgcattcatgcatttattGATCATTCTGCAGTGAAAGCTCATGCTGCACTTTCCTCCTGCTGTTTATCGGTATTTCTcagccagagccagagccagagcagCCAGGAACTTGTCGAATGACACATGGACCTGAGGGGTGAATTCTTCGGGGAACATGTTGGCCATGACCACCATGATGCAGTGAGAGATGATCTGTGAAAAGAAGACAGGATAGTGACATTAGTGCACGGTGAGAACAGAAGGAGCAGGTGCAAGAGCCCAAGTTTAAGGACCACTTCTTCTAAATTACAGCTTGTTCTTGATCACTGTGGCTTCTGTGCACCTTGAAATTAGCAGGGTCCACACGCAGGGTGAAGGCGTGCAGCTCACTGAGGGTCAGAAGACCTCCTTTCAGGTCGTCGAGTTTGCCCACAGCATCTGCAACTCCACCCATCACAGTTATTCCGTGCTTCTTGGCACTGGGAGAGTTGGGGCTCACGTCCTTCCAGTGGGCGAAGTAAGTCTTGGTCTGCGGGTACACGATCAGCATCCTGGGCAAACCAAAACACGAGTGAGTGCGTTTGTAAATGACTCAGTTAATGTTGGAGCAGCTTCAGCTGTTGCTCATATTTACCTGGCCAGAGCCTCGCTGCCGATCTCCTCCGCCTTCCCAGACACTTTAGCCCAGAAGGTTCTGACTCTGTCCTTGTCCTTAGCAGTGAGACTGGTCATCTTGCCTGTTGATTGACTATTCGACGAATGTCGTGTTGAGTCCCAACCGTGAGAGGTTTTTATGCTTGAAGCAGAGCAGGGACACACCCAGGACCTCCTCCAAGATAGGATGCACAAGGCGTTGCAGATAAGATCTTCTCATGGTGACTCAGGGGTTTCTTGACATTCGCAAaggtgtttgttaaaaaaaacaaacacaacagtaaaaaataatgtgtccATTTCTTTTTAGTCGACTCTGaaagaaacattatttatttattgacacCTGGTCCTATTTGAAAGTAAGGCCACTACAGTCATGTCGATATCAGTCAACAGTTCGCAGTCTGTTCTTGTCTACAGTCTTGAATTGGTTGTGTAAAGAGACAATCTAAGCGACGCAGGCACCCTTATCACTACTGAAAATCCACAACAGCACTTGTCCGGCCCACCCCGCTGCATCGTGCATCTGGGAGGGGAGCAGAGTTgctttaaaagctgcatctgGAGCCGCTGAGCACAGGATCTTCTGACCGCACAGGAAAATCTAGAGCCGACAAGATGGTTGAATGGACAGACTTCGAGCGCGCCACCATCCAGGACATCTTCTCCAAGATGGAGTATGAGGTCGTTGGACCTGCAGCTCTGTCCAGGTGACACATCCGTGgatcttgtgttttattttgtgcacTTGGCAAACACATTTGTTCTTTTCGTCTTTCCCTGTAAGACTGATCTCTTTGCGTGTCTCCTCAGGTGTCTGGTCGTCTACCCCTGGACTCAGAGGTATTTCGGTAACTTTGGAAACCTCTACAACGCCTCTGCCATCATCGCAAATCCACTGGTTGCTAAACACGGAACAACCATCCTCCACGGTATGGACCGGGCTGTGAAGAACATGGACAACATCAAGGAAGTATATGCTGAACTGAGCGTGCTGCACT contains:
- the LOC141019318 gene encoding hemoglobin subunit beta-2 is translated as MVEWTDFERATIQDIFSKMEYEVVGPAALSRCLVVYPWTQRYFGNFGNLYNASAIIANPLVAKHGTTILHGMDRAVKNMDNIKEVYAELSVLHSEKLHVDPDNFRLLSDCLTIVVSARLGKEFTGEVQAAFQKFLAVVVTSLGRQYH
- the LOC141019375 gene encoding hemoglobin embryonic subunit alpha-like — its product is MTSLTAKDKDRVRTFWAKVSGKAEEIGSEALARMLIVYPQTKTYFAHWKDVSPNSPSAKKHGITVMGGVADAVGKLDDLKGGLLTLSELHAFTLRVDPANFKIISHCIMVVMANMFPEEFTPQVHVSFDKFLAALALALAEKYR
- the LOC141019313 gene encoding hemoglobin subunit beta-2-like, with the protein product MVEWTDFERATIQDIFSKMEYEVVGPAALSRCLVVYPWTQRYFGNFGNLYNASAIIANPLVAKHGTTILHGMDRAVKNMDNIKEVYAELSVLHSEKLHVDPDNFRLLSDCLTIVVSARLGKEFTGEVQAAFQKFLAVVVNSLGRQYH